Proteins co-encoded in one Streptomyces sp. NBC_01283 genomic window:
- a CDS encoding ABC transporter ATP-binding protein yields MKPHKLAFAFLLMTTVVDSLIIVSTPLLLKKIIDDGILKDDSGLIVTVALVVAGLAVVDAGAQLVQSYFSGRIGQGVSHDLRVEAFKHVQRQPMAFFTRTQTGLLASRLNGDVMLAQQALTTMLVSATSVLTVLLVLAEMFYLSWLISLIAIAMLPVFIVPGIYVGRRLQYYSRAQMQANGELGGIINERFNVGGAMLAKLFGRPREEAAAFEARAGEVRQVGIVWTVYSRLSFVFMALLASLATALVYGVGGRLVLDDVFRIGTLVALAALLGRLYGPITQLSSLQSNALTAMVSFDRIFEVLDLKPLIEEKPDPAALSAPGDGPAPEIEFDQVSFRYPRASDVSLASLESNALSAVERAKETAEVLHGMTFRVPAGKLTALVGPSGGGKTTTTHLVSRLYDPTSGSVRIDGHDLRDVSLDSLRDVVGVVSQDAHFYHDTIRVNLSYARPEATQRDLLRACDAAQIGDLIRSLPSGLDTVVGDRGYRLSGGEKQRLALARLLLKAPSVVVLDEATAHLDSESEAAIQRALTTALRDRTSLVIAHRLSTIREADQILVIDEGEVRESGTHDELLAAGGLYAELYHTQFNRPSTNGAGPDAHKERVLHGPVLGGGPVLGGSGPVLGGSGPPPAVGADHILRLGADPDER; encoded by the coding sequence ATGAAGCCGCACAAGCTGGCGTTCGCCTTTCTGCTGATGACCACCGTGGTGGATTCCCTCATCATCGTTTCGACGCCTTTGCTGCTCAAAAAGATCATCGACGACGGAATACTCAAGGACGACTCGGGGCTCATCGTCACCGTCGCCCTCGTCGTGGCGGGACTCGCCGTCGTCGACGCGGGCGCGCAGCTCGTGCAGAGCTATTTCTCCGGGCGCATCGGGCAGGGCGTGAGCCACGATCTGCGGGTCGAGGCCTTCAAGCACGTCCAGCGGCAGCCGATGGCGTTCTTCACCCGGACCCAGACGGGGCTGCTCGCCAGCCGCCTCAACGGCGACGTCATGCTCGCCCAGCAGGCCCTCACCACGATGCTGGTCTCCGCGACCAGCGTGCTGACCGTGCTCCTGGTCCTCGCCGAGATGTTCTATCTGTCCTGGCTCATCAGCCTGATCGCCATCGCCATGCTCCCCGTCTTCATCGTGCCCGGCATCTACGTGGGGCGGCGCCTGCAGTACTACTCCAGGGCGCAGATGCAGGCCAACGGCGAGCTGGGCGGCATCATCAACGAGCGCTTCAACGTGGGCGGGGCGATGCTCGCCAAGCTCTTCGGGCGCCCGCGCGAAGAGGCGGCCGCATTCGAGGCCCGGGCGGGTGAGGTGCGCCAGGTCGGCATCGTCTGGACGGTGTACAGCAGGCTGTCCTTCGTCTTCATGGCGCTGCTCGCGTCCCTGGCGACCGCCCTCGTCTACGGCGTCGGCGGACGTCTGGTGCTCGACGACGTGTTCCGCATCGGCACGCTGGTGGCCCTGGCCGCGCTGCTCGGCCGGCTCTACGGGCCCATCACCCAGCTGTCCAGCCTGCAGTCCAACGCGCTGACCGCGATGGTCAGCTTCGACCGGATCTTCGAGGTCCTCGACCTCAAGCCCCTCATCGAGGAGAAGCCGGACCCGGCCGCCCTCAGCGCGCCGGGCGACGGACCCGCGCCGGAGATCGAGTTCGACCAGGTGTCCTTCCGGTATCCGCGCGCCAGCGACGTGTCCCTGGCCTCGCTGGAGTCCAACGCCCTCTCGGCGGTCGAGCGGGCCAAGGAGACGGCGGAGGTGCTCCACGGGATGACCTTCCGGGTGCCCGCGGGGAAACTCACGGCCCTCGTCGGCCCGTCGGGCGGCGGCAAGACCACCACCACCCATCTGGTGTCCCGGCTCTACGACCCGACGTCGGGAAGCGTCCGCATCGACGGCCACGACCTCCGCGACGTCAGCCTCGACTCGCTGCGCGACGTCGTCGGCGTGGTCAGCCAGGACGCGCACTTCTACCACGACACGATCCGCGTGAACCTGTCCTACGCACGCCCCGAGGCCACGCAGCGCGATCTGCTGCGCGCCTGTGACGCGGCCCAGATCGGCGACCTGATCCGGTCGCTGCCCAGCGGCCTCGACACGGTGGTCGGCGACCGCGGCTACCGGCTCTCCGGCGGCGAGAAACAACGCCTCGCCCTCGCCCGGCTGCTCCTGAAGGCTCCCTCCGTCGTGGTGCTCGACGAGGCCACCGCACATCTGGACTCCGAGTCCGAGGCGGCCATCCAGCGGGCGCTGACCACCGCGTTACGGGACAGGACCTCCCTGGTGATCGCCCACCGGCTGTCCACCATCCGTGAGGCGGACCAGATCCTCGTCATCGATGAGGGCGAGGTCCGCGAGAGCGGCACACACGACGAACTCCTGGCGGCGGGAGGGCTCTACGCCGAGCTCTACCACACGCAGTTCAACCGCCCCAGCACCAATGGAGCGGGCCCCGACGCCCACAAGGAGCGGGTGCTGCACGGGCCGGTCCTCGGCGGCGGCCCCGTCCTGGGCGGAAGCGGACCCGTGCTCGGTGGCAGCGGGCCGCCGCCGGCCGTCGGCGCCGATCACATCCTGCGCCTCGGTGCCGATCCGGACGAGCGCTGA